Proteins from a genomic interval of Sulfurimonas sp. HSL3-2:
- a CDS encoding LPP20 family lipoprotein, translating into MRQIKAVVILLGLFIFASCNGASISEQQNAASAAWVSSPPGDTSRYYYGVGDGKTQTDAKNSALADISSRISVSVNSTFSSSLSASRLGNDEEVLSKVKQDVVTKAKEIEYSNVGIEDSYNDGTAWHVLVKVDREELARTYITKLKKVDEKIMNEWDIFSGSTVFEKLKLSNKINDLLNETDNYFPIIKIIKPNFQDSVYLNRYKMYTKEIREAQNNLVFKIQADENSKSLASLVRSELSLENFKFSDKIYNVLIKIRTKAVEKHIASANPQFAKMTWALRTTTIEAYDKTGKRVSNAVVKTKSGSPDGFEDAISRTKKYEDIIAREGIIHFITNGNQKR; encoded by the coding sequence GTGAGACAGATCAAAGCGGTTGTAATACTTTTAGGATTATTTATATTTGCATCATGTAACGGTGCATCTATATCTGAACAACAAAATGCGGCGAGTGCCGCTTGGGTAAGCTCACCGCCTGGTGATACCTCTAGATACTACTATGGCGTAGGCGACGGTAAGACACAGACCGACGCTAAAAACAGTGCCCTTGCAGACATCTCCTCTCGCATCTCCGTATCGGTCAACTCGACATTTAGTTCAAGTCTTTCGGCTTCAAGACTGGGTAATGATGAAGAGGTGCTAAGTAAAGTAAAACAAGATGTCGTGACAAAAGCAAAAGAGATAGAGTACTCTAACGTCGGGATCGAAGATAGCTATAACGACGGTACAGCATGGCATGTCTTGGTTAAAGTGGACAGAGAAGAACTCGCGCGTACGTACATCACAAAACTAAAGAAAGTAGATGAAAAGATCATGAATGAATGGGATATATTCTCAGGTTCTACCGTTTTTGAAAAACTAAAACTCAGTAACAAGATCAATGATCTTTTAAATGAGACCGACAACTATTTCCCAATTATCAAAATCATAAAACCAAATTTCCAAGACTCCGTATACCTTAACAGATACAAGATGTACACAAAAGAGATACGAGAGGCTCAAAACAACCTTGTCTTTAAGATCCAGGCAGATGAGAACTCAAAATCTTTAGCATCTTTAGTGCGTTCGGAACTAAGTCTTGAAAACTTCAAGTTCAGCGATAAGATATATAATGTCCTGATCAAGATAAGAACAAAAGCAGTCGAAAAACATATTGCCTCTGCAAACCCGCAGTTTGCGAAAATGACGTGGGCGCTTAGGACGACGACTATAGAGGCTTATGATAAAACAGGCAAACGTGTCTCAAACGCTGTTGTCAAAACAAAATCAGGTTCACCTGACGGATTTGAAGACGCCATATCGCGCACAAAAAAATATGAGGATATCATAGCCCGCGAGGGGATCATCCACTTTATCACCAACGGAAATCAAAAAAGATAA
- a CDS encoding aldehyde dehydrogenase family protein, translating to MEAKIYFGSLEAAKEKLSQRCSPFNGEVVSTAPVCDADDALKALAIAQNAAKEAKRSTLSQRCSWLLDVADKLRENKEDIARTITDEVGKPITFSRIEVERAIETITLSAETMRTMHGETINTDAMPSGRKSISYFTREPAGVVVAITPFNFPLNLVAHKLAPALVAGNAVVLKPTPEAPLTAYKFAKLFIESKYAVKDALSVVYGDAEVGSALITSDIPRVVSFTGSVPVGNIITKNAGIKKVSLELGGNAATYIDRTADLDLAAGKCAIGAFVNSGQVCISLQRIYVNSGIYDEFAKKMAEATKKLVVGSPYDDDTFMGPLIDEDAVSRAKNWVESAISEGASSLLTVKSEGRLFYPCVMADVTDEMKIVCEEVFAPIVSLIKVDDFETARDKMNDSPYGLQFSVFTNDLSLAKRAIDELDAGGIIINDMPTLRFDIQPYGGVKLSGVGREGPRFAIEEMTEIKSVVIN from the coding sequence ATGGAAGCAAAGATCTATTTTGGCTCTTTGGAAGCCGCAAAAGAAAAACTGTCTCAAAGATGTAGTCCGTTTAACGGAGAAGTCGTAAGCACTGCACCCGTATGTGATGCAGATGATGCGCTAAAAGCTCTTGCTATCGCTCAAAACGCAGCCAAAGAGGCCAAAAGATCGACACTTTCACAAAGATGTTCTTGGCTTCTAGACGTTGCGGATAAACTGCGTGAGAATAAAGAGGATATCGCACGTACCATAACCGATGAAGTGGGTAAACCCATCACTTTTTCTCGCATAGAGGTCGAACGCGCCATCGAGACCATCACGCTTAGTGCAGAGACGATGAGGACTATGCACGGCGAGACGATAAACACCGATGCGATGCCAAGCGGAAGAAAATCCATCTCCTACTTTACGCGTGAGCCTGCAGGTGTCGTCGTGGCGATCACACCGTTTAATTTTCCTCTTAATCTTGTAGCCCATAAACTTGCTCCTGCATTAGTCGCGGGTAATGCAGTCGTGTTAAAACCGACACCCGAAGCACCTCTGACGGCTTACAAGTTTGCAAAGCTCTTTATAGAGAGTAAATACGCCGTTAAAGATGCACTAAGTGTAGTCTACGGCGATGCAGAGGTGGGAAGTGCGCTTATCACAAGTGATATTCCAAGAGTCGTAAGCTTCACGGGAAGCGTGCCTGTAGGAAATATCATCACCAAAAATGCCGGAATAAAAAAAGTAAGCCTTGAGCTTGGAGGAAATGCGGCGACATACATCGACCGTACAGCTGACCTTGATCTGGCTGCCGGTAAATGTGCCATCGGTGCTTTTGTAAACTCGGGACAGGTATGTATCTCTTTGCAACGCATCTACGTAAACAGCGGGATCTATGACGAGTTTGCTAAAAAAATGGCTGAGGCGACAAAAAAACTTGTAGTCGGTTCGCCGTATGACGACGATACCTTTATGGGACCGTTAATAGATGAAGACGCCGTAAGCAGAGCTAAGAACTGGGTGGAGAGTGCCATAAGCGAAGGAGCCTCGTCTCTGCTTACAGTAAAAAGTGAAGGAAGACTGTTCTATCCGTGTGTTATGGCTGACGTGACGGACGAGATGAAAATAGTCTGCGAAGAGGTATTCGCCCCTATCGTCTCGCTTATAAAAGTGGATGATTTTGAGACGGCAAGAGACAAGATGAACGACTCTCCTTACGGACTGCAGTTCTCGGTATTTACAAATGACCTCTCACTTGCAAAACGCGCGATAGATGAACTTGATGCCGGCGGGATAATTATCAACGATATGCCGACACTGAGATTTGATATCCAGCCGTACGGCGGTGTAAAACTAAGCGGTGTCGGACGAGAAGGCCCCCGCTTTGCTATAGAGGAGATGACTGAGATAAAATCAGTCGTTATAAACTAA
- a CDS encoding DUF481 domain-containing protein yields MRYLLLLLSCLALSHAVVSIAPVEIGKNPGISGEIEASLETKRGNTEKDEYKGGARVLYDNNASYVTWGEVSANYAEASGVKNTNKTYAHLRYIHTFDAQKDINWELFAQSQTNEFTKIEERFLTGGGFRFHILDKLTASAYIGVGAFYEHIDYTTAVDPTEDNGRANLYLSYSRKLGEDSSIAYVGYYQPKIDAIDDYIISNGLELRVHVYEELYASIKVYYDVDSKPAVGVKKEDFTQTTSLVYKF; encoded by the coding sequence ATGCGTTACTTACTGCTACTGCTTTCATGTTTAGCACTTTCACATGCTGTCGTTTCTATAGCACCCGTCGAGATCGGGAAGAACCCTGGAATAAGCGGAGAAATTGAAGCATCTTTAGAGACAAAACGTGGAAATACAGAAAAAGACGAGTACAAAGGCGGCGCAAGAGTCCTTTATGATAACAATGCAAGCTATGTGACTTGGGGTGAAGTATCTGCCAACTATGCAGAAGCTTCGGGTGTTAAAAACACGAATAAGACCTATGCACATCTAAGATACATCCATACATTTGATGCACAAAAAGATATTAACTGGGAACTCTTTGCACAATCACAGACAAACGAGTTTACAAAGATCGAGGAAAGATTTTTAACAGGCGGTGGATTTCGTTTTCATATTTTGGATAAACTTACAGCCAGTGCATATATAGGCGTAGGTGCTTTTTACGAGCATATAGATTACACTACCGCTGTCGATCCGACCGAAGACAACGGCAGAGCAAATCTCTATCTGTCATACAGCAGAAAACTCGGCGAAGACTCCAGTATCGCTTACGTAGGATATTATCAGCCAAAAATAGATGCGATCGATGACTATATCATCTCAAACGGTTTGGAACTGCGTGTTCACGTTTATGAAGAGCTGTATGCATCGATAAAAGTCTATTACGATGTAGATTCTAAACCGGCGGTCGGTGTCAAAAAAGAGGATTTTACACAAACTACAAGTTTAGTATATAAGTTTTAG